A genomic window from Solanum stenotomum isolate F172 chromosome 10, ASM1918654v1, whole genome shotgun sequence includes:
- the LOC125842909 gene encoding uncharacterized protein LOC125842909, which yields MSLFQTDVRFLGHKICQGRVTPIQRAIDFASKFPDVIIDRTQLQRFLGILNYISPFYKNLSRDLAPLYDRLKKDYKSPWKDSYTNLVKEIKSRVHSLLCLTLANAAWQKIIETNASNISYGGILKQINPHDKNEYLIRFHSEKWNEAQKKYASAAREMLKLCTS from the coding sequence ATGAGTTTATTCCAAACAGATGTTCGATTTCTAGGACATAAAATTTGTCAAGGAAGGGTCACTCCTATTCAAAGAGCTATTGACTTTGCCTCAAAATTTCCTGATGTTATTATCGACAGGACTCAACTGCAAAGATTTTTGGGGATTTTAAACTACATTTCCCCGTTCTATAAAAATCTTTCTCGAGATTTGGCCCCATTATATGACAGGTTAAAGAAGGATTATAAGTCTCCTTGGAAAGACAGTTATACTAACTTGGTCAAAGAAATCAAGTCACGAGTGCATTCACTACTGTGCTTAACCCTCGCCAACGCTGCTTGGCAAAAGATTATTGAGACAAATGCGTCTAATATTAGTTATGGAGGAATTCTTAAACAGATTAATCcccatgataaaaatgaatatttgatTAGGTTTCATTCTGAAAAATGGAATGAGGCTCAGAAGAAGTACGCGTCGGCGGCTCGTGAAATGCTGAAATTATGCACTTCCTGA